The Myxococcota bacterium DNA window GAGCTCGGGCCGTCGAACGACGCGCGCATGGCCATGTATCTGCGCCGCATCGCCGTCGAGGGCGCGGGCATCGACCCCGGCTTCCTGTCGCTCGTGAGTCGCGCGCTCGTGCACTACAACGTGCGCTCGCTCGAGCACTCCGACACGCTCGAGCGCGCGGTGCTGCGGCTCTACGCCACCCGCACCACCGCGAACCGGCGCAGCCGCGTGATCGTGGCGCTCTTGCACCTCTTGATCGGCCTGGCCGAGCGGGGCGAGACCTTCGCGCGCCGGCCCGAGCTCGCGGTCGCGCTCGACGCGCTGTCACTCCTGCGCGGCACCGTGCCGCCGAGCGTGGCCGACCTGGCGGCGCAGGCGCGCTTCCTGTTGTTCGAGCGCCCGCGCCGCGCCGAGGCCGTCGAGGTCGAGCCAGGGCCGCGCTGGGACATCCGCCACACGCTGGTCGAGCCGCCGGACCCCGCGCTGCTCGAGCGCATGGCGCGCGAGGTCGGCCTGCCGCTCGAGGAGGCGCGCCGCATCGAGCTGTGGCGGCTGGCGAAGTTCGAGCTCGAGCCGCTCGACGTGGGCGGCTTCGACGGCATCCACGCGTTCTACGGCGTCTCGAAGGACGACAACCGCGACGAGCGCATCATCTGCTTCGCGGCGGTCTCCGACGTCGGCCCCGGCGTGCCTCACGCGCCGGACCTGGCGCTGTTCGAGGAGCGCTTCCACGAGGCGATCGAGGCCATGCGCCGGGTGCAGGGCCAGCGCGATCCCGACCACCGGCTGCAGTGGAACCGGCTGTACGTGTACGTGCGCCCGCCGATCGCTCTCACCAATCAGCTGATGACCGAGGCGTTGCGCCGCCTCGCGCCGGAGACGGGTCACCTGGGGCTCGAGAAAGTCGTCGTGCGCCTGGCCAGCTTCGAGCGCGACGCGCCCGACGCGCCGCGCAAGATCGAGCTGCTGGCGGGCAACCCGACCGGCAGCCGCATCGAGTGGAACCTGCGCGTGCCGCACGACCGGCCGCTCGACCCGGCCACGCCCTACGCGCAGCGCGTGGCGTCGGCGCGCGCGCGCGGACTCACCTATCCCTACGAGATCGTGCGCCTGTTCACCGCGCCGCCGGAGCGCGGCGCGACGGGCATCTTCCTGCCCACCGGTGCGGGCTCGTTCCAGGAGCACGAGCTGGTCGACGGGCGCGCGGCGCCGGTGACTCGCGAGCCGGGCCAGAACCGCGCCGGCGTGGTGTTCGGGATCATCTCGAACCCGACCGTGAAGCACCCCGAAGGCATGCGCCGGGTGCTCGTGCTCGGTGACTCGACGCGCGGCATGGGGGCGCTGGCTTCGGGTGAGTGCGACCGGATCGTGGCGGCGCTCGACCTGGCCGAGCGCGAGCGCCTGCCCGTCGAGTGGGTGGCCCTCTCGGGCGGCGCGCTGATCGCGATGGACAGCGGCACCGAGAACCTCGACGCCACGGCGCGGGTGGTGCGCCGGCTGGTCACGTTCACCGACGCCGGCGGCGAGGTGAACCTGATCGTGGGCGGCCCGAACGTGGGCGCGCAGAGCTACTTCGATGCGCTGGCGTCGATGGAGCTCGGCTCGCGCGGCATCCTGATCATGCTGCAGAACGCGTACATGGTGCTCACCGGCCGCGCGGTGCTCGAGTTCTCGGGCGCAGTCTCCGCGGAGGACGAGATCGGCATCGGCGGCTACGAGCGCATCATGGGCCCGAACGGCGAGGCGCAGTTCCAGGCGCGAGACCTGGGCGACGCCTACACGATCCTGCTCGAGCACTACGGCTGCACCTACGTGGCGCCCGGCGAACGCACGCCGCGCCGCTTCGCCACCGGTGACTCCCCCGAGCGCGACGCCATGCGCGAGCCCTACGAGGGCGAAGAGGGCTGGAAGACGCTGGGCGAGGTGTTCTCCGCCGAGGCCAATCCGGGCCGCAAGCGCCCGTTCGCCATGCGCCCGCTGATGCGCGCGCTGGTCGACTCCGACGCCGGCTGGCTCGAGCGCTGGCGTGACTGGGCGGGTGGCGAGACGGCGATCGTATGGGACTCACACCTGGGCGGCGTGCCGGTCAGCCTGATCGGCATCGAGAGCCGCACCATCGCGCGCACGGGCTACGTGCCCAACGACGGCCCCGATGCGTGGACGGCGGCCACGCTGTTTCCGTACTCGTCGAAGAAGGTCGCGCGCGCGCTGAACGCGGCGAGCGGCAACCGCCCCGCGGTGATCCTCGCCAACCTGTCCGGCTTCGACGGCTCGCCCGAGTCGATGCGGCGCGGGATCCTCGAGTACGGGGCCGAGATCGCGCGCGCGATCGTGCGCTTCGAAGGCCCGATCGTGTTCACCGTGCTGACCCGCTATCACGGCGGCGCCTACGTGGTGTTCTCGCGCGAGCTGAACCCGCGCATGCGCGCCGCTGCGCTCGAGGGCAGCTACGCGTCCGTGGTGGGCGGTCCGGCCGCGGCCGCGGTGATCTTCTCGCGCGACGTGCGCAAGCGCGCGCAGGCCGACCCGCGCGTCGCGCAGGCGCGCGCCGCCGTCGAGGCCGCGCTCGATCCGGCCGTGCGCGTGGCGCGCCGCGCGCGCCTCGACGCGATCCAGGAAGAGGTCATGCTCGAGAAGCAGGCCGAGCTGGCCGCCGAGTTCGACGCGATCCACAGCGTGGAACGCGCGCTCCAGGTCGGCTCGATCGAGTCGATCCTGGCGCCGTCGGACCTCAGGCAGTCACTGATCCGCTGGTTGAGTGAGTGAGAGAGGCGAGCGAAGTCACTCGGGCTCGGTGAGTGAGTCGAGGTCTTTCACGGTCCGGTAGTAGCAGCGCTTCCGGGTCTGGCCTCTGGCGTCCTTCGTGTGACACACGCCGCCGTGCGGCCGCACGCGGTAGAGCAGGGAGTTCTGCTCGCAGTTCACGCGCACGTCGACCAGGTCGAGCCAGTCGCCCGAGGTCGCGCCCTTGTGCCAGAGCTCGTTGCGCGAAGTCGACCACAGCACGGCCTGGCGCACGCGCAGGGTCTCCTCGAGCGCGCGGCGGTTCGCGTAGCCGACGAACAGCACCTCGCCGGTGTCGGCATGCTGGAGCACGACCGGCAGGACCTGCTGATTCGTCTCGGCGATCTTGCGCAGCTTTCCGAAGTCGAGCTGCGCGCGCGTTCCCTCTTCGAGCTCGTTCATGGGGCGGGCAGGATACGCTACGCTCCGCGCCCGTGCGAACCCGCGTCGTCGTCTCTCTCGCGTGCGCCCTGGCCGTGTCGTCCGCCTGCCAGCAGAGCGCCGATCCCGTCGAGGCGGGTCGGCGCGCCTATGCGGCGAACTGCACCGCGTGTCACAACCCGGACCCGGCCAAGGAGGGCACGGTCGGTCCCGCCATCGCCGGCAGCTCGGCCGAGCTCGTGCGCGCGCGCGTGCTGCGCGCGGAGTACCCGGCGGGCTACAAGCCGCAGCGCGACACGCACCTCATGCCCGCGCAGCCGTTCCTGGCCCCGCAGGTCGAGAGCATCGCCGCCTATCTCGGCTCGCTGTCTCGCTAGAGCAGGAGCGTCGCGACCACGAACAGCACGAGCGTGAGGCCCAGGCCCGCGTGGATCGTGCCCGAGACCGTGGAGAGCGGCTTGGGCACGGTGCCCGTGAAGATGTTCGCCTCGAAGATCGCCGTGACGATCAGCACGATCGCGAGATAGAGCATCACCTTCGGCTCCATGTGATTCGCGATCGTCAGGTGACTCGCGGCTCCCATGAAGAACAGCATCGGGATCGAGAACAGCGTGTTGGTGCGCGACGCGCGGCCCGCCACGGGCCCGACCGCCGCGGCCGCGGGATCGGGCGGCTTGCCGGCCGCGACGCCCTCGGCGTTGGCCATGATCACGTACTGTCTGGGCATGATCACGAACCACACGTTGAACCACATGAACGTGCCCAGGAAGCCGCCGGTCAGGATGGTCGCGTAGTAGGCGCTCGACGAGCCGCCCACCGCCATCTTGATGATCACGATCGTCCAGCCGGTGAGGAACGTGAACATCGCGCCCCAGCGGAACCACCACAGCACGGTGGGGAGCAGGCCCCGCTGAATCGGGCTGCGCGCCGCGCCGCCCAGCTCGCTGGCCAGGAATGGCGTCTGCGCGAAGTTCAGGTAGTAGAGCATCCCGATCCAGGTGATGCCGGCCATGAAATGGAACCAGCGCAGCAGGAACAGGAACCCATCGAGCGTGAAAAGCACCATCGCGTGCTCCCCTCTGTTGACCCCGGGCCGCGGCTATTCGACCCAACGGGTCCGGGCTTGTCAAATGAAACCGCGCGCCGGTGAGTCGGTCACTTCTCGGCGGGGCGAATCACCGGCGGCTGGCCCGTCGAGCCTTTGTCGACCCCGCTCACGCCCATGAACGGCGACCCGCCGCCCTCCTGGCGCATGCGGGCCGCGAGGTTCGGGCCGGCGGCGGTGAGTCCACCGTCGACGACCAGCGGCTCGCCGGTCACGAAGCGCGAATCGTCGCTGGCGAGGAACAGGGCCGCCCCCGCGATGTGCTCGCCCTCGCCGGCCTCGGGCCAGGGCTGCAGGGTGGCCAGCCGGGGCCTGACCGCCTCGGGGTTCCCGCGGTGCGTGAGCGGCGTCAGGATCGCGCCGGGGCAGATCGCGTTCACCCGGATGCGCTCGGGCGCGAGCTCCGTGGCCGCCGCGCGGGTCAGATTGATCACCGCGGCCTTGGCGGCCGAGTAACACACCAGGCCGTAGCCGCCCGAGAGACCCGCGACCGATGCGGTGCTGATGATCGAGCCGCCGCTGCCCTGGCGCTTCATCGCGCGCGCGCCGTGCTTGATGCCGAGAAACACGCCGCGCACCAGCACCGAGAAGGTGAAGTCCCAGTCCTCGACCTCCATGTTCGTGATCGGGCCGAACGCGCCGCCGATGCCGGCGTTGTTGAACACGACGTCGACCTTGCCGAAGTCACTCGTCGCGACCTCGATCATGCGGGCCACGTCCGCCTCCTCGGCGACGTCGGTGCGCGCGAAGCGCACGCGCGCGGCGTAGCCGCCCTGCGCGGCGGTCTCGATGAACTCCTTGCCGTTGGCGTCGTTCAGGTCCGCCACCACGACCGAGGCGCCCTCGGCCAGGAAGCGCAGCGCGGTCGCGCGCCCCATGCCGCTCGCTCCGCCCGTGATCACCGCCACCTTGCCTGCCAGCCGCATCGCGCGCTCCTTCTCGCTCGAGGTGCGCGCAGTGTATCAAGGCCCCGGAGGCGGGTTCGGGCGGCCTACTTACCTCTCGGTTTGTCGGCGAACGGGAACGCGCGCGCGTGGTCGCCGACATCGGGCTCCACCTTCAGGCCGTCGGGGTGGCGCGCGGCGAACATGCGGCGGGTCGGCACGTACACGTCGCCCGCGAGCGGCGCGGTGTACTCGGGCTTGCAGCCGCACTGACAGCGGTCGCTGCCGGCGCAGGCGCCGCAGCAGAACCAGGCATCGCTCTGGCGCGCGGCGGCGTAGCCGAGCGGGCAGCCGCAGCGCGTGCAGCTTCCGGAGACGGGCGCGGAGTGAATCGGTTCGCTCACGGGTCCATCAATCGGCAATCTCGCCGGGGTTCACAACCCCCCCGACGCGGAGCCCGAGCTCGAGCGCATCGTCGAAGGCGACGTGGGCGCGCGTGAGGCGCGGCGAGCCGGGCAGGGCGACGGCGATCTCGCCCTCGCGCCGGCCCGCGAGCTTGAGCCGCACGCGCGCCTCGCCCGCCGGGCCCATGGCCACGGGCTCGGCCTCGAGCGCGCCCGCGCCCCAGTGGAGCGTCGTGCCGACCACGCGCGCGCCGTCGTCGGGCACGAGCCGCAAGAGTCGCGCGCCGTGCGGCGGCAGAGTGCCGAGTGACATCTCGCCCGAGCCGCGGCCGAGCTCGCGCTCTGCGAACACGTCCCAGACACGCAGCGGTCCGCGCAGCCCGAGCGCCGCCGGGTCGAGGTCGACGCGCGCGTCGCGCTCGCCGAGGTTCACGCGCAGCCAGAGCGCGCTGCCGTCGTCGAAGCGAGTCACGAGCTCGTCGGGCAGCCCGGCGCGCGCCGGACCGGCCGACGGCGCGCGCGACAGCGCCGGCAGCATGCGCTCGAGCCAGCGCCGGCGCTCGCTGGAGAGCTCGCTGAGCTCGTCCGACACCACGACCAGCCCGCCCGAGAGCGCGATCGCCGCGGCCAGCGTGCGCGTCTCTCCGGCGTCGAGCTGCGACGGCGCCTCGCGCAGCAGCACGCAGTCGGGATCGTTGAGCCACAGGCGCTGGTGCAGCGGCGCGCGCGCGAGCACGTTGGCCAGTGAGTTGCGCGCCGACGGCCCCGACGGGAGCCCGAGCACGCGGTCGAAGCCGGGATTGCGCCAGCGCGCGGCCACGTCGGGGCCGATGCGCATGCCCTCGAACAGGCCGATCGACGGGCCGAGCGGCGCGCCGCAGCCCAGCAGGAACACGCCGGGCCCGACGCCGCGCCGCAGCGCCGCGATGCCCCTGCGGTAGGCCTGCACGCCGCTGGCGCGCGGGTCGTGGCGCTTCCCGGCGAGCGCGCCCGCGAACAGGAAGTCGAGCTTGAGATAGTCGAAGCCGAGCGCGCGCAGCTCGCGGCCGAGTGACTCGAGCCAGGCCTCGACCGCGGGCTGCGTCGCGTCGAGCGCGAGCGCGCGCCGGCCGGGCCAGTCGGGGTTCCACAGCGCGGTGAGCGGCCGGCCGCTCGCGCCGCGCAGCAGCCATTCGGGCTTCTCGCGCGCGAGCCGCGAGCGCGGCGCCGCCAGGAACGGCGCGAGCCACAGACCCGGGCGGTAGCCCTCCGCGCGGATCTCGCGCGCCAGCGGCGCGAGACCTTCGGGGAAGCCCGCCGCCGGCGTGAGCCAGTCGCCGAGCGCGGACTGGAAGCCGTCGTCGATCTGCACCACGTCGAGCTTCGCCGGCAGCTCGCGCAGCGCGCGCAGGTTGCGGCTCACGTCCTCCGCGCGCACGCGCGTGCCGAAGCGGTACCACGAGCACCAGCCGGCGAGCGAGCGCGCCGGCACCGGCGCCGCCATCTCGCGGCCCGCGCGCTCCGCCCACTGCGCGAGCGCCTCCTCGACCGGCGCAGCCAGCCCGAGCCACAGGCGCTCCGCAGAGAGTGACTGGCCGGGCGCGAGCTCGGCGCCGTCGGTCGCGCAGCGCGCGTCGAGCGCGTTCAGGCGCCCGCGTGCGTTCGCCGCCTCGATCCAGCCGGACCAGCGCGAGTGACTCGCAAAGCCGAGCGCGAGCCCCGTGCGGCCGGGCACGCCGAGCGCGCAGGCCGAGTCCGACACGAAGCGGCCGCGGCGCGCCTGCGGCGCGAAGGGCGAGCTGAACACACGGCGCACGAACCGGCGCGGCGCCGGCGGGCGCTCGCCCAGGCGCAGCCAGCGCGCGGGCGACCACGATTGGTAGCCCAGCGCCAGGAAGGCCAGCGCCTCGGGGTCGCCGGGCAGGGCGAGGCGCGCGCCCGCGCCGGGCTGCCACGCGAACGGCTCCAGTGCCGCGACCGCGCGCGGCGCCGGGCCCACGTTGTGCAGCTCGAGCCCGAGCACGACCCCCGGCCAGCCGGCACCGAGCTCGAGCGCGAGGCCCAGCTCGAGCCCCTCGGCCAGCGCGATGCGCGCACGCACGCGGGCCGCGCGCCCGAGCGGCGTGTCGACCTCGTCCTCGAAGGCGAGATCGCGCACCAGCGAGGCCACGACGCGCGTGCCCCCGACCGTGCCCTCGCGCGGCTGGCCGTCGACCCACGCGCACAGGCGGGCGCCGGCGACCCCGACGGCGCCGGACGGGTCGAACAGCGAGACACGCGCGGGCGCGAGCTCGAGCCGTGCGCGCACGCGCTCGTTCGCGAGAGAGACCGCCGTCTCCTCTCTCTGGATCGTGACCGCCACCGGCACCTCCGCTGTCCCGCGCCAGTTATACTCGACGGCGATGAAGATCTACACGCGCGGGGGTGACACCGGGGAGACCTCCCTCTTCGGCGGCGAGCGCGTGAAGAAGAACGCCCCGCGCGTCACCGCCTACGGCGAGGTCGACGAGCTGAACTCGGTGATCGGCGTCGCGCGCGCGGCAGTCACCCACGACGACCTGCGCGCCAAGCTCGAGACCATCCAGTCCTCGCTCTTCGACCTGGGCGGCGAGCTGGCCACGCCGGGCGCGCGCAAGAAGGCCGGGCCGCGCGTCGCCGACGCGGACGTGGGCGAGCTGGAAGGCTGGATCGACGAGCTCGAGACCGAGCTCGAGCCGCTGCGCAACTTCATCCTGCCCGGCGGCGCGCCCGCGGCGGCGCTCCTGCACCTGGGCCGCACCGTGTGCCGGCGCGCCGAGCGCGCGGTGATCTCGCTCTCGGAGCGCGAGGAGGTCGAGTCACTCTTGGTCCGCTACCTGAACCGGCTGTCCGACTTCCTGTTCGTGCTGGCGCGCGTGGTGAATCGCCGCGCGGGCGTGGCCGAGCCGCAGTGGATCGGTCGCGAGCGGTGAACGCACGCGAGGTCGCGAAGCTCCTGGTCTCGATCGGCGCGGTCGAGCTGCGCACCGATCCCGCGCAGTGGTTCACCTGGGCGTCGGGCGAGCGCGCGCCGATCTACTGCGACAACCGAGTGGTCATGTCGTATCCCGACGCGCGCCGCCGCATCGCCGCGGCCCTGGCAGAGTCGATCCGGCGCGCCTTCCCCGACGCGCAAGTGATCGCGGGCACGGCGACCGCGGGCATCCCGCACGCCGCCTGGGTCGCCGACCTGCTCGAGCTGCCCATGGTCTACGTGCGCGGCGCCGCCAAGGAGCACGGCAAGGGCAAGCTCGTCGAGGGCCGTCCGCTGCGCGGCGAGCGCGTGGCGCTGGTCGAGGACGCCGTGTCGTTCGGCGGCAGCTCGCTCTCGGCCGTGGCCGGGCTCGAGGCCGAAGGCGGCAAGGTGGTCGGCGTGCAGGCGATCTACAGCTACGGCTTCCCGAAGGCCAGAGAGCGCTTCGCCGCCGCGGGAGTCACTCTGCTGGCGCTCACCGACTTCGACGCGCTGCTCGAGTCACTCGAGCTCGACGCGCCTACGAAGCAAGTCCTGCTCGCTTGGCGAGCGCGCTGAAGGCGTCGAGCGCGGAGCCCGGCGTCTCGGCACACACGCGCTCGATCTCGGCCGTTCCGCCCGCGCGCTCCACGCCCGCGCTGCCGTAGCGGCGCGCGAACAGCTCGAGCGCCCAGGCGGCGCGGCCGCGCGCGCGCCGGCGCTCGAGCCCGGCCTGCGCCAGGTGCGCGCGGTGCGCCTCGATCGCGGCGCCGAGCTGTGCCACGCCAAGGCCGGTCTCGCCGCTGGCGCCGATCACGGGCGGGCGCCAGGCGCCGGGCTCGAGCCGCGAGAGACCGAGCCAGCTCTCGAGGTCGGCGCGCGTGCGCTCGGCCAGCGGCCCGAGGTCCCACTTGTTCACGACCAGCACGTCGGGGATCTCGAGGATCCCCGCCTTCATGAACTGCAGCGAGTCACCCGAGCCCGGCTGGAGCAGCAGCACCACCGTGTCGGCCACGGTCTCCACGTCGATCTCGCTCTGGCCCACGCCCACGGTCTCGACCACGACCCAGTCGAACGCCGCGCGCAGCACTGCCACCGCGGCGCGCGCCGCCGGCGCCAGACCGCCGAGCTGGTCGCGCGCGGCCAGTGAGCGCACGAACACGCGCGCGCCCGGGGGGAAGCGCAGCCGCGCGCGGTCGCCCAGCAGCGCGCCGCCGGAGCGCCGGCTCGACGGGTCGACCGCCACCATGCCCACGGAGCGGCCCGCCTCGAGCCAGCGCGCGATCAGCCGCCCCGCGAGCGTCGACTTGCCCGCGCCGGGCGGGCCGGTGAGTCCCACGACCGCGCGCTCGCGCGGGGTCTCGGCTTCCAGCCGGCCCAGCAGGCGCCGCTGCAGCTCGAACGCCTCGGGCCGCGTGTCCTCCACGTGCGCGAGCGCGGCGGAGATCGCCTCGTGCTCGCCCGCGCGCACGCCGCGGACGAGTGACTCGAGCTCCGCCTCAGGCCGCGCCATGCGCGGCGGCGGCGATGTCGACGATCTCGCGCAGCACGCGCAGCACGTCGTAGTCGCGCGGCGTGTACACGGCCGCCACGCCCTCGGCGCGCAGCTTCTCCGCGTCCTCCTCCGGGATGATTCCGCCGACCACCACCGGCACACCGGCGCGGCGCGCGATCTCGGGCGCGAGCGACAGGTGCGAGCCCGACAGGATCGAGAGGCCGATCAGGTGCACGCCCTCTTGCAGGGCCGAGCTCACGATCTCGTCGGGCGTGAGCCGGATCCCCTCGTACACGACCTCCATGCCGGCGTCGCGCGCGAAGATCGCGATCTGCTCCGCGCCGCTCGAGTGACCGTCGAGGCCGGGCTTGCCCACCAGGAGCTTCAGCCGGCGACCCAGCACGCGCGAGATCTCGTCGACGCGCGCGCGGATCGCCCCGAGCTGCGCCGCGTCGCTGCGCGGCGCCACGGCCGCGTCGACGCCGGTCGGCGCGCGGTACT harbors:
- a CDS encoding SDR family oxidoreductase; translation: MRLAGKVAVITGGASGMGRATALRFLAEGASVVVADLNDANGKEFIETAAQGGYAARVRFARTDVAEEADVARMIEVATSDFGKVDVVFNNAGIGGAFGPITNMEVEDWDFTFSVLVRGVFLGIKHGARAMKRQGSGGSIISTASVAGLSGGYGLVCYSAAKAAVINLTRAAATELAPERIRVNAICPGAILTPLTHRGNPEAVRPRLATLQPWPEAGEGEHIAGAALFLASDDSRFVTGEPLVVDGGLTAAGPNLAARMRQEGGGSPFMGVSGVDKGSTGQPPVIRPAEK
- a CDS encoding urate hydroxylase PuuD, yielding MVLFTLDGFLFLLRWFHFMAGITWIGMLYYLNFAQTPFLASELGGAARSPIQRGLLPTVLWWFRWGAMFTFLTGWTIVIIKMAVGGSSSAYYATILTGGFLGTFMWFNVWFVIMPRQYVIMANAEGVAAGKPPDPAAAAVGPVAGRASRTNTLFSIPMLFFMGAASHLTIANHMEPKVMLYLAIVLIVTAIFEANIFTGTVPKPLSTVSGTIHAGLGLTLVLFVVATLLL
- a CDS encoding phosphoribosyl-AMP cyclohydrolase, with the protein product MNELEEGTRAQLDFGKLRKIAETNQQVLPVVLQHADTGEVLFVGYANRRALEETLRVRQAVLWSTSRNELWHKGATSGDWLDLVDVRVNCEQNSLLYRVRPHGGVCHTKDARGQTRKRCYYRTVKDLDSLTEPE
- a CDS encoding glycoside hydrolase family 36 protein; translated protein: MAVTIQREETAVSLANERVRARLELAPARVSLFDPSGAVGVAGARLCAWVDGQPREGTVGGTRVVASLVRDLAFEDEVDTPLGRAARVRARIALAEGLELGLALELGAGWPGVVLGLELHNVGPAPRAVAALEPFAWQPGAGARLALPGDPEALAFLALGYQSWSPARWLRLGERPPAPRRFVRRVFSSPFAPQARRGRFVSDSACALGVPGRTGLALGFASHSRWSGWIEAANARGRLNALDARCATDGAELAPGQSLSAERLWLGLAAPVEEALAQWAERAGREMAAPVPARSLAGWCSWYRFGTRVRAEDVSRNLRALRELPAKLDVVQIDDGFQSALGDWLTPAAGFPEGLAPLAREIRAEGYRPGLWLAPFLAAPRSRLAREKPEWLLRGASGRPLTALWNPDWPGRRALALDATQPAVEAWLESLGRELRALGFDYLKLDFLFAGALAGKRHDPRASGVQAYRRGIAALRRGVGPGVFLLGCGAPLGPSIGLFEGMRIGPDVAARWRNPGFDRVLGLPSGPSARNSLANVLARAPLHQRLWLNDPDCVLLREAPSQLDAGETRTLAAAIALSGGLVVVSDELSELSSERRRWLERMLPALSRAPSAGPARAGLPDELVTRFDDGSALWLRVNLGERDARVDLDPAALGLRGPLRVWDVFAERELGRGSGEMSLGTLPPHGARLLRLVPDDGARVVGTTLHWGAGALEAEPVAMGPAGEARVRLKLAGRREGEIAVALPGSPRLTRAHVAFDDALELGLRVGGVVNPGEIAD
- a CDS encoding cytochrome c; protein product: MRTRVVVSLACALAVSSACQQSADPVEAGRRAYAANCTACHNPDPAKEGTVGPAIAGSSAELVRARVLRAEYPAGYKPQRDTHLMPAQPFLAPQVESIAAYLGSLSR
- a CDS encoding carboxyl transferase domain-containing protein — protein: MGNAIHRIAILNRGEAASRALRALRELRTEEDSDLVGIALYTEPDATAPFVREADESLSLGPALRASASGAMRPAYLDHERVLAALRAMRADAVWPGWGFLAEDPSFVDKLEASEIAFLGPSADTMRRLGDKIASKLMAEAARVPVTPWSGGSISRDEVEREAARIGYPLMLKATAGGGGRGIRLVRAREELLAAFDSATTEAANAFGDGTLFAEAALFGARHVEVQMAADQHGTVLALGLRDCSVQRKHQKVVEEAPPPGLSPALVRRIREASIRLLQEAKYVGVATCEYLVVANDPAERFYFLEVNPRLQVEHGVTELLTDLDLVKTQIRIARGEHLPSESPEERGCAIEVRLCAEDPANGFAPSPGRIVLLDLPAGPGIRVDAGIASGGTIPSEFDSMVAKILARGATREEARARLVRAVADARLVVLGGMTNKGFLLDVLGHADFRAGGITTTWLDQTHLASAPEPAVEALIIAAIQTYQQERAKTRANFFAAAARGRPRDIPPSDGAELDLVYAGRPYRIALYAVGGWNYRVELGDRAIQVSLLEQGPYSGLLVVGERRWQVLMSGTGVEMQVELDGRLHRVLCDLGGKVRAPSPALLIDVAVTPGQRVEAGARLGLFEAMKTETAFYAPLAGVVREVLVRPGERVSAGDVILVIEPEAGASSAAPGAGTLELPLEPDPLEIFRGDDGLADFERASAEVASVRAATVNALRTETRRILMGYDANPERADLLVTVLEAPVAKISDALRSDLAGLASAVEVYADIETLFSRAPTRLEEDELGPSNDARMAMYLRRIAVEGAGIDPGFLSLVSRALVHYNVRSLEHSDTLERAVLRLYATRTTANRRSRVIVALLHLLIGLAERGETFARRPELAVALDALSLLRGTVPPSVADLAAQARFLLFERPRRAEAVEVEPGPRWDIRHTLVEPPDPALLERMAREVGLPLEEARRIELWRLAKFELEPLDVGGFDGIHAFYGVSKDDNRDERIICFAAVSDVGPGVPHAPDLALFEERFHEAIEAMRRVQGQRDPDHRLQWNRLYVYVRPPIALTNQLMTEALRRLAPETGHLGLEKVVVRLASFERDAPDAPRKIELLAGNPTGSRIEWNLRVPHDRPLDPATPYAQRVASARARGLTYPYEIVRLFTAPPERGATGIFLPTGAGSFQEHELVDGRAAPVTREPGQNRAGVVFGIISNPTVKHPEGMRRVLVLGDSTRGMGALASGECDRIVAALDLAERERLPVEWVALSGGALIAMDSGTENLDATARVVRRLVTFTDAGGEVNLIVGGPNVGAQSYFDALASMELGSRGILIMLQNAYMVLTGRAVLEFSGAVSAEDEIGIGGYERIMGPNGEAQFQARDLGDAYTILLEHYGCTYVAPGERTPRRFATGDSPERDAMREPYEGEEGWKTLGEVFSAEANPGRKRPFAMRPLMRALVDSDAGWLERWRDWAGGETAIVWDSHLGGVPVSLIGIESRTIARTGYVPNDGPDAWTAATLFPYSSKKVARALNAASGNRPAVILANLSGFDGSPESMRRGILEYGAEIARAIVRFEGPIVFTVLTRYHGGAYVVFSRELNPRMRAAALEGSYASVVGGPAAAAVIFSRDVRKRAQADPRVAQARAAVEAALDPAVRVARRARLDAIQEEVMLEKQAELAAEFDAIHSVERALQVGSIESILAPSDLRQSLIRWLSE
- a CDS encoding cob(I)yrinic acid a,c-diamide adenosyltransferase — translated: MKIYTRGGDTGETSLFGGERVKKNAPRVTAYGEVDELNSVIGVARAAVTHDDLRAKLETIQSSLFDLGGELATPGARKKAGPRVADADVGELEGWIDELETELEPLRNFILPGGAPAAALLHLGRTVCRRAERAVISLSEREEVESLLVRYLNRLSDFLFVLARVVNRRAGVAEPQWIGRER
- the pyrE gene encoding orotate phosphoribosyltransferase — translated: MNAREVAKLLVSIGAVELRTDPAQWFTWASGERAPIYCDNRVVMSYPDARRRIAAALAESIRRAFPDAQVIAGTATAGIPHAAWVADLLELPMVYVRGAAKEHGKGKLVEGRPLRGERVALVEDAVSFGGSSLSAVAGLEAEGGKVVGVQAIYSYGFPKARERFAAAGVTLLALTDFDALLESLELDAPTKQVLLAWRAR